Proteins from a genomic interval of Zingiber officinale cultivar Zhangliang chromosome 2A, Zo_v1.1, whole genome shotgun sequence:
- the LOC122044057 gene encoding subtilisin-like protease 4 yields MTSIFFFFLFVSFLLFTKGAACDEELKAYIVHVEDQPDVSAYDGDYYTSLLVGTLEIQEDDAASRVIHSYRNVMTGFSAMLTEREVATMSKVDWFVRAVPSLVYRPLTTHTPLFLGLRHRTHSVWNATNMGEGVIIGVLDSGITPGHPSYSDRGMPPPPPKWKGRCDLGNVSSSTEQFCNNKLIGARSFVNYNRSRNGSTDSPIDNDGHGTHTSSTAAGAFVKRANVYGLARGVAAGVAPLAHLAIYKVCANDECQEHDILAGMDAAVEDGVDVLSISLGSDLSPFYRDPIAIGGFNAMRKGVFVSCSAGNSGPFNSTVSNDAPWLLTVAASTMDREFLATVKLGDGSEFHGESIYQPQGFSSKKYPLVFPGGASTLCLNGSLNGIDVKGKIVLCDRGINGRIEKGEVVEQAGGAGMVLVNAPKDGYSTIADLHILPASHIPYAFGHKIKAYINSSSLPTATIVFKGTITHVPHSPAITSFSSRGPSQNTPGILKPDITGPGVSVLAAWNTQKFNVISGTSMSCPHLSGIAALIKKAHPDWSPAAIKSAIMTTAYVKDNTNNPIFDERNLPADLFAVGAGHVMPLKVLDPGLIYDISPTDYYPYLCGLGYSVSNVRIIVHRKINCSSIKSIPEGELNYPSITVRLPTNEARTVTFTRTVTNVGKAAATYYAKLDVPNVVSARVVPRSLTFEKVNEKKSFKISFKRRSDYGASSPTVEGQLMWVSQARSVVRSPISIILE; encoded by the coding sequence AtgacctccatctttttcttctttctctttgttTCTTTTCTCTTGTTCACCAAAGGGGCTGCCTGCGACGAAGAGCTTAAAGCATACATTGTTCACGTCGAAGATCAACCGGATGTTTCCGCGTATGATGGAGACTACTACACCTCCCTTTTGGTCGGAACATTAGagatccaagaagatgatgcgGCGTCGCGGGTTATACACTCCTATCGGAATGTTATGACCGGCTTCTCGGCGATGCTGACGGAGAGGGAAGTGGCGACCATGTCGAAGGTCGACTGGTTTGTGCGCGCCGTTCCGAGCTTGGTTTACCGTCCGTTGACCACCCACACGCCCCTGTTTTTGGGGCTGCGCCATCGCACTCACAGTGTGTGGAACGCGACCAACATGGGGGAAGGCGTCATCATAGGCGTCCTCGACTCCGGCATCACCCCTGGCCACCCTTCGTATAGTGACCGCGGCATGCCGCCTCCTCCACCCAAGTGGAAGGGACGTTGCGACTTAGGGAACGTGTCGTCATCGACCGAGCAGTTCTGTAACAATAAGCTCATCGGCGCCCGATCCTTCGTCAACTATAATCGGTCCCGGAACGGATCGACGGATTCGCCTATTGATAACGATGGCCACGGTACTCACACGTCTAGCACCGCCGCCGGAGCATTCGTGAAGCGCGCTAATGTGTACGGGCTAGCCAGGGGAGTGGCAGCTGGAGTGGCCCCCCTTGCGCATCTCGCCATTTATAAGGTTTGCGCGAATGACGAGTGTCAGGAGCACGACATACTCGCTGGGATGGACGCCGCAGTGGAGGACGGTGTGGATGTGCTTTCAATCTCACTCGGTAGTGACCTTAGTCCATTCTACCGCGACCCAATTGCGATCGGCGGTTTTAACGCCATGCGCAAGGGAGTCTTCGTCAGCTGCTCGGCCGGCAACTCGGGGCCGTTTAATTCCACCGTATCCAATGACGCGCCATGGTTACTCACTGTGGCGGCCAGCACTATGGACCGTGAGTTCTTGGCCACCGTAAAGCTTGGCGACGGCAGCGAGTTCCACGGCGAGAGCATCTACCAGCCGCAAGGATTCTCATCGAAGAAGTATCCTCTCGTGTTCCCTGGTGGCGCTTCCACCTTATGTCTCAACGGTTCCCTTAACGGTATCGACGTGAAGGGAAAGATTGTGCTCTGTGACCGCGGCATCAACGGGCGGATCGAGAAGGGGGAAGTCGTCGAGCAAGCCGGTGGCGCCGGCATGGTGCTTGTCAATGCACCGAAAGATGGCTACAGCACTATCGCCGATCTCCACATACTGCCGGCGTCGCACATTCCCTATGCCTTTGGACATAAGATCAAGGCTTACATCAACTCATCCTCCCTCCCGACGGCCACCATTGTCTTCAAAGGCACCATTACCCATGTGCCCCACTCTCCGGCGAtaacttccttctcctctcgTGGGCCTAGCCAAAATACACCGGGGATCCTCAAGCCCGACATCACCGGCCCTGGTGTCAGCGTCCTTGCTGCTTGGAACACACAAAAATTCAATGTCATCTCCGGCACCTCCATGTCCTGCCCCCATCTCTCCGGCATCGCCGCCCTTATCAAGAAAGCCCATCCCGACTGGTCGCCCGCAGCTATCAAATCTGCCATAATGACGACGGCCTACGTAAAAGATAACACCAACAACCCCATCTTTGACGAGAGGAACCTTCCAGCCGACCTCTTCGCGGTGGGAGCCGGCCACGTCATGCCTCTAAAGGTCCTTGACCCGGGACTCATCTACGACATCTCTCCGACGGACTATTATCCATACCTTTGCGGCCTTGGCTACAGTGTCTCCAATGTGAGAATCATCGTCCACCGCAAAATCAACTGCTCGTCGATCAAGAGCATCCCAGAAGGAGAGCTCAACTATCCTTCCATCACCGTCCGACTACCGACGAATGAGGCACGAACGGTGACCTTCACAAGGACCGTGACCAACGTCGGCAAGGCAGCAGCGACTTACTACGCAAAGTTAGACGTGCCCAACGTGGTTTCGGCACGTGTAGTTCCGAGAAGCTTAACCTTCGAGAAGGTTAATGAAAAGAAGAGCTTCAAGATTAGTTTCAAGAGAAGGAGTGACTATGGGGCGTCGTCACCGACTGTTGAAGGGCAATTGATGTGGGTTTCCCAGGCGAGGAGTGTGGTCAGAAGTCCAATCTCCATCATCCTGGAGTGA